In Pseudomonas sp. P5_109, the genomic window GCCCGTTACTCAGTACCTGACATCTGGATGCACGCCGCCTACGACGTGCATCCACCGCTGTATTTCATGCTGTTGCACGGCTGGATCGCGATGTTTGGCGACGGCATATTGTCGATCCGCTGCCTCAGTGCCCTGCCGGGGATTGCCTCGGTCGGGCTCGGCGTATGGCTGGTCGATCGGCTCGCCACACGCCGAGCCGCAATATTGGCCGGCGTCCTGTTGGCCCTGCTGCCCACGGCGGTGCGCTACAGCCAGGAAGTACGCATGTATTCGTTACTGGGACTGTGGTTGCTGGGGGCAACCATCGCGCTGGTGTACTGGATCCGCAAGCCACAGCGCCGGCGCTATCTGGTGATCTATGTCGTGCTGATGAGCGCGGCGTTTTACACGCATTACTTCACTGCCCTGTGCGTGCTCTGCTATTGGTTGTACCTGGGGATCATCCGTGTGCAGCCGGGTCATCGTCTGCGGCACATCCAGCGGGGTGACTGGTGGCTGGCCAACATGGCTATCGTGGCGCTGTATCTGCCGTGGTTACCGGGGTTCGTCGACCTGTTACGGCACCTGGACCAACTCAAGGCCAATGGCGATGTCGGCTGGGAATTGCCCGTCAGCCTGGACTCCTTGCCGTCGATGGTCTGGTCGTTGCTGACCCAGGACGACGGAGAAACCCTGCCTCCCCTGGTGTTTATTGCCTTGCCGGTGACCTTGCCGGTGTTGGCATGGGTGGCGCTGGCACGGGATCGAAGCGTGTTCCGCGGCAGTGCGTTGCTCGCGGTCTACACCTTTGTCCCGATGCTGCTGGTGTTTGCGGTGTCGTTTTTTTCGCCGATATTCATCGAGCGCTACCTCACCGCGTATGCGCTTGGCCTGCCGTTGTTGGCGGCATTGGCGATCGACCGCCTGTACAACGGCTCGCGGGTGCTGGCCCTGACGGTGCTGGTGCTGTTCGTTGGTGTGGAACTGGTGGGCCTGAAAAACAACGCGACGGTGGATGTCCATGATCAGGTCAACGTCCTTGTGGAAGACGTCAATCTGCATTTTCAGCCCGGTGACCGGATCGTCACCAGCGACATGCTCTGGTACTTGAGTTACGTCTACTACAACCGCACCAATACCCAGCCGCTGCTGTACACCCCGCCACGGGCCGATGGCACTTCGAGCCGGCCGAACGACTATGGTTTCGGTACCTTGACGACGCCAGACACTTATCTGGATCACTTGAGCGATTTGCCCAAGGGCACGGGGCGAATCTGGCT contains:
- a CDS encoding glycosyltransferase family 39 protein; the encoded protein is MEARRETPMGDTQGPHANPGFARGAQPLIRWAREHWLVPILVLAALVRFYDLTAAAIWGDEGSSLLLARYSVPDIWMHAAYDVHPPLYFMLLHGWIAMFGDGILSIRCLSALPGIASVGLGVWLVDRLATRRAAILAGVLLALLPTAVRYSQEVRMYSLLGLWLLGATIALVYWIRKPQRRRYLVIYVVLMSAAFYTHYFTALCVLCYWLYLGIIRVQPGHRLRHIQRGDWWLANMAIVALYLPWLPGFVDLLRHLDQLKANGDVGWELPVSLDSLPSMVWSLLTQDDGETLPPLVFIALPVTLPVLAWVALARDRSVFRGSALLAVYTFVPMLLVFAVSFFSPIFIERYLTAYALGLPLLAALAIDRLYNGSRVLALTVLVLFVGVELVGLKNNATVDVHDQVNVLVEDVNLHFQPGDRIVTSDMLWYLSYVYYNRTNTQPLLYTPPRADGTSSRPNDYGFGTLTTPDTYLDHLSDLPKGTGRIWLIGTADVPDEFAPLPVQWHIARQMKAGGVAARLYLSGNTGP